Proteins from a genomic interval of Aureimonas sp. AU20:
- a CDS encoding UDP-glucose dehydrogenase family protein, with protein MKIVVIGTGYVGLVTGACLSELGHEVVCFDTDAAKIARLRRGEMPIYEPGLEELVLAHSASGRLGFATGSLPLDADTQAVFVAVGTPPSALDHSADLSAVFAVAEAIGRAGVHSLAVIVKSTVPVGTGEAVERILRETRPEIEFDVVSNPEFLREGSALADFRAPDRIVVGTGSARARAILAEIYRPLTEGGAPLVFTERASAEMIKYAANAFLAAKIAFINEIADLCEAADADIEEVSLGVGLDRRIGAAFLRPGPGFGGSCFPKDTEALLATAQSHGVQLRLVESTVAANDGRKRAMGRRVIQAMGGVRGRTLAVLGVTFKAGTDDMRQAPSLPILAALRAAGARLRIFDPEGMGQARAFLPDADYADSAYGCLEGADAALLLTDWPEFAALDLPRVAELMRGDVFVDLRNLFPLEELRAAGLRAFGIGRRSRLAVPQPVRGRAVEDLRQGLANPASPPVAPSVLPVAGVLPEPSPADLPPLALVAAAKAAKAGLNGHAV; from the coding sequence ATGAAGATCGTCGTCATTGGAACCGGCTATGTCGGTCTCGTCACCGGCGCGTGCCTGTCGGAGCTCGGCCACGAGGTCGTCTGCTTCGACACGGACGCCGCCAAGATCGCCCGCCTGCGGCGCGGCGAAATGCCGATCTACGAGCCGGGGCTGGAAGAGCTCGTTCTCGCCCATTCGGCGAGCGGGCGCCTCGGCTTTGCCACCGGCTCGCTGCCGCTGGACGCGGACACGCAGGCCGTGTTCGTGGCCGTCGGCACCCCGCCTTCCGCGCTCGACCATTCGGCCGATCTTTCGGCGGTCTTCGCGGTGGCCGAAGCGATCGGGCGCGCCGGCGTCCACTCGCTCGCGGTGATCGTGAAGTCCACCGTCCCGGTCGGCACGGGCGAGGCGGTGGAGCGCATCCTGCGCGAGACCAGGCCCGAGATCGAGTTCGACGTCGTGTCGAACCCGGAATTCCTGCGCGAGGGCTCGGCGCTGGCCGATTTCCGCGCGCCGGACCGCATCGTGGTCGGCACGGGCTCCGCTCGCGCCCGCGCGATCCTCGCCGAGATCTACCGGCCGCTGACCGAGGGCGGCGCGCCGCTCGTCTTCACCGAGCGCGCCTCGGCGGAGATGATCAAATACGCCGCCAACGCCTTTCTGGCCGCCAAGATCGCCTTCATCAACGAGATCGCCGATCTCTGCGAGGCGGCGGACGCCGATATCGAGGAGGTCTCGCTCGGCGTCGGTCTGGACCGGCGCATCGGCGCGGCCTTCCTGCGGCCGGGACCGGGCTTCGGCGGCTCCTGCTTTCCCAAGGACACGGAAGCCCTGCTCGCCACGGCGCAGAGCCATGGCGTGCAGCTGCGCCTCGTGGAAAGCACGGTGGCGGCCAATGACGGGCGCAAGCGCGCCATGGGCCGGCGCGTCATCCAGGCGATGGGCGGGGTGCGGGGCCGCACGCTGGCCGTGCTCGGCGTCACCTTCAAGGCCGGCACGGACGACATGCGCCAGGCGCCCTCGCTGCCGATCCTCGCCGCGCTTCGGGCGGCGGGGGCGAGGCTGCGCATCTTCGACCCCGAAGGCATGGGCCAGGCGCGGGCCTTCCTGCCCGACGCCGACTATGCCGACAGCGCCTATGGCTGCCTGGAAGGGGCCGACGCGGCACTGCTGCTCACCGACTGGCCGGAGTTCGCCGCGCTGGATCTGCCCCGCGTGGCGGAGCTGATGCGGGGCGACGTGTTCGTGGACCTGCGCAATCTCTTCCCCCTGGAAGAGCTGCGCGCGGCGGGCCTTCGGGCCTTCGGCATCGGGCGGCGCTCGCGCCTCGCCGTGCCGCAGCCGGTGCGCGGGCGCGCGGTGGAGGACCTGCGCCAGGGGCTTGCCAACCCGGCGTCGCCGCCGGTCGCCCCCAGCGTCCTGCCCGTGGCCGGCGTCCTGCCCGAGCCCTCGCCCGCCGACCTGCCGCCGCTCGCGCTCGTCGCGGCGGCGAAGGCGGCCAAGGCCGGGCTCAACGGCCACGCCGTCTGA
- a CDS encoding glycosyltransferase family 2 protein produces the protein MHAQAWAGGADTILVSAFLLSQILYALSLGLGLFFLRLPVDWVDPREAQGRRPEEHPYIVLFYPVLRELESTMRTTFLSLARIDYPASRYRVVAIPNANDTATVESLRRLAQEFAFLQIVEVPATSDPSWQVVWDSWNANPKAYWWHKGKRAGVSALPPKKTRQLIYAFYTLAEDMAGGEDFLVNYIDADSCPPPDHFLAASAGMRHYDVLQAQNIAGNLLTSISASWHAFDHMAWDGFLYPHLSAGGRQPYWVLGKGLFFRASDLVALGGFHPWITIEDPEVGMRFWANGKRIGIIENPLIEEVPSTLGHGITQRKRWVCGFFQSLAQPLKDMGMTPWQRLRARLNFGPCLSLSAHAIGLPMGLWALAAWSAGDSPVPPWTLGLAVVNLAVFALTLGAIYRSVWQRAALILPERADRLRYLLRVNPASLVVWWLLWLIPLAIGFWMFLRDRGLVWERTVKIDANHELVRAVSGSQPAVVRLGVDLAPPAPANRNRIVEAEAPVPGIAL, from the coding sequence ATGCACGCTCAAGCGTGGGCGGGGGGCGCGGACACGATTCTCGTGTCCGCCTTCCTCCTGTCCCAGATCCTCTATGCCCTCTCGCTCGGGCTCGGCCTGTTCTTCCTGCGTCTGCCGGTGGACTGGGTGGACCCGCGCGAGGCACAAGGCCGCCGGCCGGAGGAGCACCCCTATATCGTGCTCTTCTACCCCGTGCTGCGCGAACTCGAATCCACGATGCGGACGACCTTCCTGTCGCTCGCCCGCATCGACTATCCCGCTTCGCGCTACCGCGTGGTGGCCATTCCCAACGCCAACGACACGGCCACCGTGGAAAGCTTGCGGCGGCTGGCGCAGGAGTTCGCCTTCCTGCAGATCGTCGAGGTTCCCGCGACGAGCGATCCGTCCTGGCAGGTCGTGTGGGACAGCTGGAACGCCAATCCGAAGGCCTATTGGTGGCACAAGGGCAAGCGGGCGGGCGTCAGTGCACTGCCGCCCAAGAAGACGCGCCAGCTGATCTACGCCTTCTACACGCTGGCCGAGGACATGGCCGGCGGGGAAGACTTCCTCGTCAACTACATCGACGCCGACAGCTGCCCGCCGCCGGACCATTTCCTCGCCGCCTCGGCGGGGATGCGGCACTACGACGTGCTGCAGGCGCAGAACATCGCCGGCAATCTCCTCACCTCCATCTCGGCCTCCTGGCACGCCTTCGACCACATGGCCTGGGACGGGTTCCTCTATCCCCATCTCTCGGCCGGGGGGCGCCAGCCCTACTGGGTGCTGGGCAAGGGCCTGTTCTTCCGGGCCTCCGACCTCGTGGCGCTGGGCGGTTTCCATCCCTGGATCACGATCGAGGACCCGGAGGTCGGCATGCGCTTCTGGGCCAACGGCAAGCGCATCGGCATCATCGAGAACCCGCTGATCGAGGAGGTTCCCTCGACGCTCGGGCATGGGATCACGCAGCGCAAGCGCTGGGTCTGCGGCTTCTTCCAGAGCCTCGCCCAGCCCTTGAAGGACATGGGGATGACGCCTTGGCAGCGCCTGCGCGCGCGGCTGAACTTCGGCCCCTGCCTTTCGCTCTCGGCCCATGCGATCGGCCTGCCCATGGGGCTCTGGGCGCTTGCCGCCTGGAGCGCGGGCGACAGTCCGGTGCCGCCCTGGACGCTGGGCCTCGCCGTCGTGAACCTCGCGGTCTTCGCGCTGACGCTCGGCGCGATCTACCGCTCGGTCTGGCAGCGCGCCGCGCTGATCCTGCCCGAGCGGGCCGATCGGCTTCGCTATCTCCTGCGCGTCAACCCGGCCTCGCTCGTCGTCTGGTGGCTGCTTTGGCTGATTCCGCTCGCCATCGGCTTCTGGATGTTCCTGCGCGATCGCGGGCTCGTCTGGGAGCGCACGGTGAAGATCGACGCCAACCACGAACTCGTGCGCGCCGTCTCCGGCTCGCAGCCCGCCGTCGTACGGCTCGGGGTCGATCTCGCCCCGCCCGCTCCCGCCAATCGCAATCGCATAGTGGAAGCCGAGGCCCCCGTGCCCGGCATCGCCCTCTGA